In the Candidatus Saccharibacteria bacterium oral taxon 488 genome, one interval contains:
- a CDS encoding PBP1A family penicillin-binding protein, whose translation MVQLGKGKRAPIKKQPPHMGRYANLGQVKAKPGKLPRQHKHFLWFWRLSRPKKIMVCLLPILLFLIIVPIASYFYYARDIGDQERLMNRNNTGIVLTDANDKVIYSVGNAERRNLVQLKDISESMKKALIASEDKDFYKHSGFNIFSIFRAAVTRHGGGSTLTQQLVKNNLLSNEHSFMRKYQELFMAIAIEQNYSKEQILMMYLNSVYFGENAFGIEEAAKVYFNKSPKDLTLAESSMLVGVLPAPSRYSPISGNAEYAKQRQKTVLGRMQTEGFITEEQKQQAEATQLAYTGGGAAHTNSEAPHFAEMVIKQLSDKYGYEKVMRSGYRVKTSLNLDTQHLLQENIAKQMKQINRLGGTNASGIVIDPKTGEVRALVGSADYNNAQWGKVNMVTTPRQPGSSFKPLYYAQAMADGAITPATVFDDKLTNFNGYVPYNATRRWNGKVTTRKSLSWSLNIPSVLIMQKYGINRSIQAAKKLGISTLDENKNYGLSLALGSAEVRLSEMTNAYAAFANGGTQYESLNLITEVKDKFNKNVSWKAANTRQAISQGGAYLISSILSDNAARAGMFGSSLTVGGKTVAVKTGTTNDNRDAWTIGYTPQYAVGVWVGNNNNKVMNSGGSDVAAPIWRATMTKLLAGAKTGFDVPNGVVQRSVCSSNGGLADDSSPGAYKEYFLSNALPTEKCDQTKPKIEVCNLATKQMESIFEDQFDAAKYSKNAADCRQTSTTKQITVCDLATKRLITITEDKFDATKHSRKTTPCGNTGNDDQNPGGGNGSGGGSGGGSGGGGGGTSPGPTNPPGGGDRQP comes from the coding sequence ATGGTGCAATTAGGCAAGGGAAAACGAGCTCCGATAAAGAAGCAGCCGCCGCACATGGGTCGGTATGCCAATCTCGGTCAAGTCAAGGCAAAACCTGGTAAATTACCGCGTCAACACAAACACTTTTTGTGGTTCTGGCGGCTGAGTCGGCCGAAAAAAATTATGGTGTGTCTGCTGCCGATTCTACTGTTCTTGATCATCGTGCCAATTGCCAGCTATTTTTATTATGCGCGTGATATCGGCGATCAGGAGCGGCTAATGAACCGCAATAATACCGGCATCGTGCTGACTGATGCCAATGACAAGGTGATTTATAGCGTTGGCAATGCCGAGCGGCGGAACTTGGTGCAGCTTAAGGATATCTCCGAGAGTATGAAAAAGGCATTGATCGCCAGCGAGGATAAGGATTTTTATAAGCACAGCGGCTTTAATATTTTCAGTATTTTCCGGGCAGCGGTTACGCGGCATGGCGGCGGCTCAACCTTGACACAGCAGTTGGTCAAGAACAATTTGCTCAGCAATGAACACAGCTTTATGCGCAAATACCAAGAGCTATTTATGGCCATCGCCATCGAGCAAAATTATAGCAAAGAGCAGATCTTGATGATGTATCTGAACTCGGTGTACTTTGGTGAAAACGCCTTTGGTATCGAGGAGGCGGCCAAGGTTTATTTCAATAAATCGCCGAAGGATTTGACGCTGGCCGAGAGTAGTATGCTGGTTGGCGTGCTGCCGGCACCGAGCCGGTATTCACCGATCAGCGGTAATGCCGAATACGCCAAGCAACGCCAAAAGACGGTGCTCGGTCGGATGCAGACCGAAGGCTTTATCACCGAGGAACAGAAGCAGCAGGCGGAAGCCACACAGCTGGCATATACTGGCGGCGGTGCGGCTCACACAAATTCCGAAGCGCCGCATTTTGCCGAGATGGTCATCAAACAGCTCAGCGACAAATATGGCTACGAAAAAGTCATGCGCTCGGGCTACCGCGTCAAGACCTCGCTGAATCTCGACACGCAGCATCTCCTCCAAGAAAATATTGCCAAACAAATGAAGCAGATCAATCGCCTCGGTGGCACCAACGCCAGCGGTATCGTCATTGATCCGAAAACCGGCGAAGTGCGGGCTCTGGTCGGCAGCGCTGATTATAATAACGCCCAGTGGGGCAAGGTCAATATGGTGACCACCCCGCGTCAGCCCGGCTCGAGCTTCAAGCCGCTGTATTATGCGCAGGCGATGGCTGATGGCGCTATCACGCCGGCGACAGTTTTTGATGATAAGTTAACTAACTTCAATGGTTATGTGCCCTACAACGCTACCCGCCGCTGGAACGGCAAGGTGACGACGCGCAAGTCGCTGAGCTGGTCGCTGAACATCCCGAGCGTTCTGATCATGCAAAAGTATGGCATCAATCGTTCCATCCAAGCCGCCAAGAAGCTCGGCATCAGCACGCTGGACGAAAACAAAAATTACGGATTGTCACTGGCGCTTGGCTCGGCCGAGGTGCGCCTGAGCGAGATGACTAACGCCTACGCGGCCTTTGCCAATGGCGGTACGCAGTACGAATCGCTCAATCTTATCACCGAAGTTAAGGACAAATTCAACAAAAATGTTTCGTGGAAAGCAGCGAACACACGCCAAGCTATCAGCCAGGGCGGTGCCTATCTCATCTCTAGCATCCTGTCGGACAACGCTGCGCGGGCGGGGATGTTTGGCAGCAGCCTGACGGTGGGCGGCAAAACGGTTGCTGTCAAGACGGGTACCACCAATGATAACCGCGATGCCTGGACGATTGGCTACACGCCGCAATATGCTGTCGGCGTGTGGGTTGGCAATAACAACAATAAGGTCATGAACAGCGGCGGTTCGGATGTGGCGGCGCCAATTTGGCGGGCGACAATGACCAAGCTGCTGGCGGGCGCGAAAACTGGTTTTGATGTGCCAAACGGCGTTGTCCAGCGAAGTGTTTGTAGTAGTAATGGTGGCCTGGCTGATGATTCTAGCCCCGGTGCTTACAAAGAATATTTCCTCTCGAACGCCCTCCCGACCGAGAAATGCGATCAGACCAAGCCAAAGATTGAGGTGTGTAACCTCGCGACCAAGCAAATGGAGTCGATTTTTGAAGATCAATTTGACGCCGCTAAATATTCCAAAAACGCTGCGGATTGTCGGCAAACGTCCACCACTAAGCAGATTACCGTCTGCGACCTAGCTACCAAGCGTCTCATTACTATCACCGAAGATAAATTTGATGCGACGAAGCATTCGCGAAAGACGACGCCGTGTGGCAATACGGGCAATGATGACCAAAATCCGGGTGGTGGCAATGGCAGTGGTGGTGGCAGCGGTGGCGGTTCGGGTGGTGGCGGTGGCGGCACCTCGCCTGGCCCAACCAATCCTCCGGGCGGCGGAGACAGACAACCGTGA
- a CDS encoding DUF262 domain-containing protein has protein sequence MEDTKFSLNQTPISTILAWVESGAIAIPEIQRPFVWMSWQVRDLMDSLYQGYPVGYIITWQNPDVKLKDGSTSQGKRILIDGQQRITALRAAISGLDVIDKKYKKKRIAISFNPLTEEFRTRTVSTIRGKEWISDIAEVMVNGYDTLTFVEEYAEKNPSLTRQEVNTRLNRLIQIKNKQIGEIQLSPSLDINIVNEIFVRINASGVNLSNADFAMSKIAVYENEPGDEMGMKLRKFIDYFAHLSVAPEQFDIIKENDTEFAKTDYFTKISWLKNETDDLYDPSYNDIIRVVGLTQFARGKLGDIVALLSGRNFETRQDEKEIADESFRKLEKGLYQFTNENKFKHFVQNILRGSGYDEPSMLIARNAVNYAYAMYLRLFDIGENHAEANSLVRRLLAISLLTGRHSGSFETKFEQDIKRIQNPGDLAKFVATLEKQELSDIFWDSTLVDELDKPTINNPFWHMFVAAQNKLLKQGFLSKNNIARDLATDDVHHIFPKNYLVKHGYDKTKYNRIANFVHLRNDINISVGDLAPRDYLSDILSSKNDHHSDITGEDELKSNFSDNAIPILLMKAVAVDYEEFLKQRQRLMAKMLKEYYRSL, from the coding sequence ATGGAAGATACAAAATTTTCTCTTAATCAAACGCCAATTAGTACTATTCTGGCCTGGGTAGAAAGCGGTGCAATTGCTATTCCGGAGATCCAGCGGCCGTTTGTATGGATGAGTTGGCAGGTACGCGATTTGATGGATTCGTTATATCAAGGCTATCCAGTCGGCTATATCATTACTTGGCAAAACCCAGACGTGAAGCTGAAGGATGGGTCGACGTCGCAGGGCAAGCGTATTTTGATTGATGGCCAGCAACGTATCACTGCACTCAGGGCAGCGATTAGCGGGCTTGATGTGATAGATAAAAAATATAAGAAAAAACGGATTGCTATATCGTTTAATCCGCTGACTGAAGAGTTTCGTACTCGTACAGTTTCAACTATTCGCGGTAAAGAATGGATTAGCGATATTGCTGAAGTGATGGTAAACGGCTATGATACGCTGACGTTTGTTGAAGAATATGCAGAAAAAAATCCGTCGTTAACGCGCCAAGAGGTTAATACGCGACTTAACCGTTTGATCCAGATTAAAAATAAGCAAATTGGTGAAATCCAGCTTAGTCCGTCTTTGGATATCAATATAGTAAATGAAATATTTGTCCGAATTAATGCCAGCGGCGTTAATCTCAGTAATGCCGATTTTGCAATGAGTAAAATTGCGGTCTATGAGAACGAGCCGGGCGATGAAATGGGCATGAAACTCCGTAAATTTATTGATTATTTTGCACATCTGTCGGTTGCCCCCGAGCAGTTTGACATTATTAAGGAAAACGATACAGAATTTGCTAAAACTGATTATTTTACGAAAATATCTTGGCTTAAAAATGAAACAGACGACCTGTATGACCCATCTTATAATGATATTATTCGGGTTGTTGGTTTGACGCAGTTTGCAAGGGGCAAGCTTGGCGATATCGTGGCATTGCTTTCGGGTCGTAATTTTGAAACTCGCCAGGATGAAAAAGAAATTGCCGACGAGTCCTTCCGAAAGCTTGAGAAGGGTTTGTACCAATTTACAAACGAAAATAAATTTAAGCATTTTGTGCAAAACATTTTGCGCGGCAGCGGTTATGATGAACCTAGTATGTTGATTGCTCGCAATGCAGTTAATTACGCCTATGCAATGTACCTGCGGCTATTTGATATTGGCGAAAATCATGCCGAAGCTAATTCGCTAGTTCGTAGATTGCTGGCAATTTCGTTACTGACTGGTCGCCATTCCGGTAGTTTTGAAACTAAGTTTGAGCAGGATATTAAACGGATTCAAAATCCTGGAGATTTGGCTAAATTTGTTGCTACGCTGGAAAAGCAGGAGTTGTCTGATATATTTTGGGACTCAACATTGGTTGATGAGCTTGATAAGCCGACGATAAATAATCCGTTTTGGCACATGTTTGTTGCGGCGCAGAATAAATTACTGAAGCAAGGATTCTTGTCGAAAAATAATATTGCCAGAGACTTGGCGACTGATGACGTGCATCACATTTTTCCTAAAAATTATTTAGTTAAGCATGGTTATGATAAAACTAAATACAATAGAATTGCTAATTTTGTACATCTGCGCAATGATATAAATATTTCAGTCGGAGATTTAGCCCCTCGCGATTACTTAAGCGATATTTTAAGTAGTAAAAATGACCATCACAGTGATATTACTGGCGAGGATGAACTAAAAAGCAACTTTAGTGACAATGCAATTCCAATTTTATTAATGAAGGCGGTGGCCGTTGATTATGAAGAATTTTTAAAACAGCGGCAGCGACTGATGGCTAAGATGCTAAAAGAATATTACAGGAGCTTATAA
- a CDS encoding MerR family transcriptional regulator — MLIHQLSKKSGVSIDTIRYYTKLGILPVTQRPAGSRSYSDYDESALEYLTEIRLAKSAGFTLMEIKQYIKEWNDGQITPDTAIDILHKKIAMVRKKKSELDAIEAILKSKITQLRP; from the coding sequence ATGCTAATTCATCAACTTTCCAAAAAATCTGGTGTTTCTATTGACACCATTCGTTACTATACAAAACTCGGTATTTTACCGGTAACACAACGTCCTGCTGGAAGCCGCAGTTATTCAGACTACGACGAGAGTGCACTCGAGTACCTCACGGAAATACGCCTCGCTAAGTCAGCAGGCTTTACGCTGATGGAGATTAAGCAATACATCAAGGAATGGAATGACGGTCAGATTACACCCGATACGGCTATTGATATATTGCATAAAAAGATTGCGATGGTACGAAAGAAAAAGTCTGAGCTTGATGCAATAGAAGCGATATTAAAAAGTAAGATAACACAGCTACGCCCCTAG
- a CDS encoding SDR family NAD(P)-dependent oxidoreductase translates to MSRKKYNSNHKVVLITGASSGIGRATAELLLQKGHIVYGFARNSEVLQEIKGLRPIPGDMKDEKSLEAAVKKICDEQGRIDVLINNAGYGLLGAVEDVPIEQARRQFEVNVFGLARLTQLVLPSMREAGSGLIINMSSVGGRVYFPLGAWYHASKHAIEGFSDSLRLELQEYNIKLVIIEPGLIATNFYKLAEEPLTRYSSNGAYSGVAKAISHNLSQSYRTMSPPSVVAYTVATVIESKHPRRRYLVGKLARVLFYARHLLGDGVFEQIAKKQTR, encoded by the coding sequence ATGAGTAGAAAAAAGTATAATTCAAATCATAAAGTAGTGTTAATTACTGGAGCATCCAGCGGTATCGGAAGAGCGACCGCCGAGCTGCTTTTGCAGAAAGGCCACATAGTGTACGGATTTGCTCGAAATAGTGAGGTGCTTCAAGAAATTAAAGGCCTTCGGCCAATACCAGGTGATATGAAAGATGAAAAATCACTTGAGGCTGCGGTAAAAAAGATTTGTGACGAGCAGGGAAGAATAGATGTACTTATCAATAATGCTGGCTATGGATTACTGGGGGCGGTAGAGGACGTTCCAATTGAACAGGCCCGCAGGCAGTTTGAGGTGAATGTATTTGGGTTGGCTAGGCTGACGCAGCTTGTGCTGCCTAGCATGAGAGAGGCGGGCTCGGGCTTGATTATTAATATGTCATCGGTTGGAGGCAGAGTGTATTTTCCGCTCGGTGCCTGGTATCATGCTTCAAAGCACGCTATCGAGGGGTTTTCCGATAGCTTGCGGCTAGAGCTGCAGGAATACAACATCAAGCTTGTGATAATTGAGCCTGGCTTGATCGCTACAAATTTCTACAAATTAGCTGAAGAGCCGCTTACTCGTTATTCGTCAAATGGGGCCTATAGCGGCGTGGCAAAGGCAATATCGCACAACTTATCTCAGTCATATAGGACCATGTCACCGCCTAGCGTGGTCGCGTATACAGTAGCGACAGTTATTGAGAGTAAGCATCCACGACGTCGGTATCTTGTTGGTAAATTGGCGAGAGTTCTCTTCTACGCACGGCATCTCTTGGGCGATGGCGTCTTTGAGCAAATAGCTAAAAAACAGACGAGGTAA
- the aspS gene encoding aspartate--tRNA ligase translates to MKKRVLAIHTPDRVGEMITVAGWVHSRRDHGGLIFIDLRDHTGLVQLVINPDKAEAFRLAESLRDEFVIRVSGVVTERGEGLKNPNIASGNVEIVVENLEILNRAETLPIQPFAEENQAGEDLRFKYRYLDLRRPKMQQMLKKRAEMYRRMHQYMDDRDFIEIQTPILANSSPEGARDFLIPSRLQEGKFYALPQAPQQFKQLLMVGGVPRYYQLAACFRDEDPRADRLYGEFYQLDLEMSFVEDGEEVRQEVEPLMQQLATEFAGKKLLDLSGLAVGDGSPIPRISYRDAMETYGSDKPDLRFGMELIELTDVFANTEFGVFKNAECIKAICVKNGASLSRKQMDEFTKIAQSEGAGGLPYIKVGENGSYTAGVKINLNSGDGVKSDFIEALSSPIIKFLTRDEMVQTANILDAESGDLIVFGADNRSVVNAVLGRLRNEFAAHFNLKKSDEVALAWIIDFPFYEWDDHGKKLDFGHNPFGMPKGGLEALESAATDADKLAIVADQFDMVMNGYEICSGGVRNHNPAVLYKVFDLLGFSESYVEEKFGAMLNAFKYGAPPHAGCAFGVDRILMELIDETNVRETLAFPKNGSGVDVMMDSPSTVDPAQIKELGL, encoded by the coding sequence ATGAAAAAGAGAGTTTTGGCGATACATACCCCTGATAGGGTTGGGGAAATGATTACGGTGGCTGGTTGGGTGCACTCCCGGCGCGATCACGGCGGGCTGATTTTTATTGACCTGCGCGATCATACCGGGTTGGTGCAGTTGGTGATTAATCCTGATAAGGCGGAGGCCTTTCGTCTGGCAGAAAGCCTGCGTGATGAGTTTGTGATTCGTGTCAGTGGTGTGGTGACGGAGCGTGGCGAAGGTTTGAAAAATCCAAATATTGCCAGTGGTAATGTGGAAATTGTGGTGGAAAACTTGGAGATTCTTAACCGTGCTGAAACCTTGCCGATCCAGCCATTTGCTGAGGAAAACCAAGCGGGTGAGGATTTGCGTTTTAAGTATCGTTACCTCGACCTACGCCGTCCAAAGATGCAGCAGATGCTGAAAAAACGCGCCGAAATGTACCGACGGATGCATCAGTACATGGATGACCGTGATTTCATTGAGATTCAGACGCCAATTTTGGCAAATTCCAGCCCCGAGGGTGCGCGTGATTTTCTGATCCCCAGTCGTTTGCAGGAAGGTAAGTTTTACGCCCTGCCGCAAGCACCGCAGCAGTTCAAACAGCTGCTGATGGTTGGCGGCGTGCCGCGGTATTATCAGCTGGCGGCGTGTTTTCGCGACGAAGATCCGCGGGCTGATCGACTGTACGGTGAGTTTTACCAGCTGGATCTCGAGATGAGCTTCGTTGAAGACGGCGAGGAAGTTCGCCAGGAAGTTGAGCCGTTGATGCAGCAGCTGGCGACTGAGTTTGCGGGCAAGAAATTACTGGATTTGAGTGGTCTCGCGGTCGGTGACGGCAGCCCAATTCCGCGCATTTCCTACCGCGACGCCATGGAGACGTATGGCTCGGACAAGCCGGACCTACGTTTTGGCATGGAACTGATTGAGCTGACCGACGTGTTCGCCAATACCGAGTTTGGCGTGTTCAAAAACGCTGAGTGCATCAAGGCGATTTGCGTGAAAAACGGCGCTAGTTTGAGCCGCAAGCAAATGGACGAATTTACAAAGATTGCACAGTCTGAGGGGGCTGGTGGACTACCGTACATAAAAGTTGGTGAAAACGGCTCATATACAGCAGGAGTTAAGATTAATCTAAATAGTGGCGATGGAGTAAAGTCGGATTTTATAGAGGCTCTATCCTCTCCAATTATTAAGTTTCTTACTCGAGATGAAATGGTGCAAACTGCGAATATATTGGATGCTGAATCTGGTGATCTCATTGTTTTTGGCGCTGATAACCGCTCGGTCGTCAACGCCGTGCTTGGTCGCCTGCGAAACGAATTTGCCGCTCACTTCAACCTGAAAAAATCGGATGAGGTAGCCTTGGCTTGGATTATCGATTTTCCGTTCTATGAATGGGACGACCACGGCAAGAAGCTCGACTTTGGACACAACCCATTTGGTATGCCAAAGGGCGGCTTAGAGGCGCTGGAGTCAGCGGCGACTGACGCCGACAAGTTGGCCATCGTGGCTGACCAGTTCGACATGGTGATGAACGGCTATGAGATTTGCTCTGGCGGTGTGCGCAACCACAACCCAGCGGTGCTGTACAAAGTATTTGACCTGCTAGGTTTTAGCGAAAGCTACGTCGAGGAAAAATTTGGTGCTATGCTAAACGCCTTCAAATACGGCGCGCCGCCGCACGCTGGCTGTGCCTTTGGCGTTGACCGCATCCTCATGGAGCTCATCGACGAAACAAATGTCCGCGAAACCTTGGCCTTTCCAAAGAACGGCTCGGGCGTTGACGTGATGATGGATTCGCCGTCAACGGTTGATCCAGCGCAGATAAAGGAGTTGGGACTGTAG
- a CDS encoding YebC/PmpR family DNA-binding transcriptional regulator, whose product MAGHSKWATTHRQKAIVDAKRGAIFTKLGNQIAIAARGGTDPTLNASLAMAIEKAKAANMPSSNIQRAIDRVADKSAAALEEITYEGYGPGGVGIIIETATDNRNRTLPEVKTALVKNGGRIADAGSVAFQFTRKGVITVEGTGEELLLQVLDAGAEDAVEEDGEIIVYTELKDLANVRNQLVEQGLNVKDAELRYIANTPVEIADSETAQKLMKVVDALDDLDDVVNVHTNADITAE is encoded by the coding sequence ATGGCAGGACATAGTAAATGGGCGACCACGCACCGGCAGAAAGCGATTGTTGATGCGAAGCGCGGCGCGATTTTCACGAAATTGGGTAATCAAATTGCGATCGCAGCACGTGGCGGCACCGATCCAACATTGAATGCAAGTTTAGCAATGGCCATTGAAAAAGCCAAGGCTGCCAACATGCCGAGTTCTAATATCCAGCGGGCGATTGACCGCGTGGCTGACAAAAGCGCGGCGGCACTGGAAGAAATTACCTATGAAGGCTACGGTCCGGGCGGTGTCGGTATCATCATCGAAACAGCGACCGACAATCGTAATCGCACGTTGCCGGAAGTAAAAACCGCATTGGTGAAGAACGGTGGGCGAATCGCTGACGCTGGCAGCGTGGCGTTTCAATTTACTCGCAAGGGTGTGATCACCGTGGAAGGCACGGGCGAAGAATTGCTACTGCAAGTGCTGGACGCTGGCGCTGAAGACGCGGTCGAGGAAGACGGCGAGATCATTGTTTACACGGAGCTGAAAGATTTGGCGAACGTTAGAAATCAGTTGGTTGAGCAGGGTTTGAACGTAAAAGACGCCGAGCTGCGCTACATTGCCAATACGCCAGTTGAGATTGCCGACTCGGAAACTGCGCAGAAATTGATGAAGGTGGTTGATGCACTGGATGACCTGGATGATGTGGTGAATGTGCATACCAATGCCGATATCACTGCGGAGTGA
- the ruvA gene encoding Holliday junction branch migration protein RuvA, which translates to MIAHLSGTIAEKFGAGSIVIDVHGVGYEVSVSAGDFEAVTLDQDAKFYTYHHVREQAEELFGFSSLAAKKMFEMLITVQGVGPKAALAILGLGDAEQVRNAIANADSTFVQKAAGVGKKTAERVVVDLSDKVGLPTQYGRAAAPVQTELNTSDEALEALMALGYTLADATKALENVDVNLPTAQRVTEALKK; encoded by the coding sequence GTGATCGCCCATCTCTCTGGCACGATTGCTGAGAAGTTTGGCGCGGGCAGCATCGTGATTGATGTTCACGGCGTCGGCTACGAAGTCAGCGTGTCGGCTGGTGATTTCGAGGCGGTGACGCTGGATCAAGACGCTAAGTTTTACACCTACCATCATGTGCGCGAGCAGGCGGAAGAATTGTTTGGTTTTTCGAGTCTGGCAGCAAAGAAGATGTTTGAAATGCTCATCACGGTTCAGGGCGTTGGTCCGAAGGCAGCATTGGCCATCCTTGGCCTCGGCGATGCGGAGCAGGTGCGCAATGCCATCGCCAACGCCGACAGTACGTTTGTGCAAAAAGCTGCTGGCGTCGGCAAAAAAACCGCTGAGCGCGTGGTGGTTGATTTGAGTGATAAAGTTGGCTTGCCAACGCAGTATGGTCGAGCGGCTGCGCCAGTCCAAACTGAATTGAATACTTCCGATGAAGCGTTAGAGGCGCTAATGGCACTGGGTTATACCTTGGCTGATGCCACAAAGGCGCTAGAGAACGTTGATGTCAATCTGCCGACAGCGCAGCGGGTGACCGAGGCGCTGAAGAAGTAG
- a CDS encoding NUDIX hydrolase, which yields MYDRHEVSVKVALYSSDGERALVMYYPRDDGFGLPGGHIDFGETPDVALRRELREELGVTIDATPANFYVRDPQGGAVKDHKIILGYTAIVDGNIELPDRACDGGEERPVWLTRIEVEATDKLAPGYRDFLLKWWPD from the coding sequence ATGTATGATCGACACGAAGTTAGCGTAAAAGTAGCGTTGTATAGTAGTGATGGCGAGCGTGCGCTAGTGATGTATTATCCGCGCGATGATGGTTTTGGCCTGCCGGGCGGGCATATTGACTTTGGTGAAACGCCTGACGTGGCATTGAGGCGGGAATTACGCGAGGAGCTGGGCGTTACAATTGATGCGACGCCAGCTAATTTTTATGTGCGCGATCCGCAGGGCGGTGCTGTCAAAGACCATAAAATTATTCTTGGCTACACGGCCATAGTTGACGGTAACATTGAACTACCGGACCGAGCGTGTGATGGCGGTGAGGAGCGACCAGTCTGGTTGACGCGGATAGAAGTTGAAGCTACCGACAAACTCGCGCCGGGCTACCGGGATTTTTTATTGAAGTGGTGGCCCGATTGA
- the ruvC gene encoding crossover junction endodeoxyribonuclease RuvC, with protein sequence MRIIGIDPGTGILGFGVIDTKRGGYRLVTAGVIKTPAHTPLDERLAEIFDGLTEIIAETRPEVMSIEKLFFARNVTTAISVAHARGVAMLTGHKAGLVISEYTPLQIKQTLTGYGKADKKQIQEMVRLNLGLSQVPKPDDCADALAAAITHAAMSRLSVV encoded by the coding sequence ATGAGAATTATTGGCATTGATCCGGGGACTGGTATCTTGGGCTTTGGTGTGATTGACACGAAGCGGGGCGGCTACCGGCTGGTGACGGCTGGTGTGATCAAGACGCCCGCGCACACGCCACTGGACGAGCGGCTGGCGGAGATTTTTGATGGCCTGACGGAGATCATCGCTGAGACCAGACCTGAGGTGATGTCGATTGAAAAATTGTTTTTTGCGCGCAATGTCACCACCGCTATTTCTGTGGCTCATGCTCGCGGTGTGGCGATGCTGACTGGACACAAAGCGGGCCTCGTGATCAGTGAATACACGCCGCTTCAGATCAAGCAAACACTGACTGGCTATGGCAAGGCTGACAAAAAGCAGATTCAGGAAATGGTGCGCCTAAATCTAGGCCTCAGCCAAGTGCCCAAGCCAGATGATTGCGCTGATGCGCTCGCGGCGGCTATCACCCATGCAGCGATGTCACGCCTCAGCGTGGTATAA
- the ruvB gene encoding Holliday junction branch migration DNA helicase RuvB: MAIQRIVDTSSHDDDTEEQRIEVSLRPQSFSEYVGQERLKRNLRLAIEAAKKRGEPLDHVLLYGPPGLGKTTMATVIANEMGTNLRITSGPAIEKAGDLASILTNLADGDILFIDEIHRLGRAVEEILYSAMEDFKLDIVIGKGPAARSIRLDLPRFTVIGATTRTGSLAAPLRDRFGHIYRLEFYEPEDIAKIVTRSAAILESSIRHEAADLLSTRARLTPRIANRLLKRVRDYADVNGDGIIDVKTTTSALEMLEVDELGLDPADRNLLQSILENYGDNPVGLTTIAALTGDEATTIEDFYEPYLLQIGFIERTPRGRRVTPKAKKHINML, translated from the coding sequence ATGGCAATTCAGAGAATAGTCGATACCAGTTCGCACGATGATGATACTGAGGAGCAACGGATTGAAGTCAGTCTGCGTCCGCAGAGTTTTAGCGAGTATGTCGGTCAGGAGCGATTGAAGCGTAATCTGCGGTTGGCGATTGAAGCGGCAAAGAAGCGCGGCGAGCCGCTGGATCATGTGTTACTCTACGGCCCGCCAGGACTAGGCAAGACGACCATGGCGACGGTGATCGCTAACGAGATGGGTACGAATTTGCGCATTACCAGCGGCCCGGCCATTGAGAAAGCGGGTGATTTGGCGTCGATTTTGACCAATTTGGCAGACGGCGATATCTTGTTCATTGATGAAATTCATCGGCTCGGTCGGGCAGTGGAAGAGATTTTATATTCGGCCATGGAAGATTTCAAGCTGGATATTGTCATCGGCAAGGGGCCGGCGGCTCGGTCAATTCGGCTGGATCTGCCGCGGTTTACGGTGATTGGCGCGACGACGCGGACGGGCAGCTTGGCAGCGCCGCTGCGCGATCGATTCGGGCATATTTACCGCTTGGAATTTTACGAGCCAGAGGATATCGCTAAGATTGTGACGCGGAGCGCGGCCATACTGGAGTCGTCGATTCGGCACGAAGCGGCGGATTTACTATCGACGCGGGCTCGCCTGACGCCGCGTATTGCTAACCGCCTGCTCAAGCGCGTACGCGACTACGCTGACGTGAATGGCGATGGCATAATTGATGTGAAAACGACAACGAGCGCCTTGGAAATGCTAGAAGTAGACGAGCTGGGATTAGACCCAGCCGACCGTAATTTACTGCAATCAATCCTGGAAAATTACGGCGATAATCCAGTGGGGCTAACGACCATTGCTGCGCTGACGGGTGACGAAGCGACGACGATTGAGGATTTTTATGAGCCGTATTTACTACAAATCGGCTTCATTGAGCGCACGCCGCGCGGCCGGCGGGTGACGCCAAAGGCGAAAAAACACATCAATATGCTATAA